In Bombus vancouverensis nearcticus chromosome 1, iyBomVanc1_principal, whole genome shotgun sequence, a single genomic region encodes these proteins:
- the PCID2 gene encoding PCI domain-containing protein 2: MDSYIMQIRRMWLNQDGDGLADLLSLRHNHVSISQIGSETAIAKAMEHLSAPLDDLVLYHLKTITTIHKDDPLSMYNYQSSAVQSLTKILQMQKEENWMLPVMNVMCLELRLLAVCAENTRSSKNMKPGEILEKCADCLMGCFRVCACDNRSSEDDTKRWGMLALVNQLLKIYFRINKLHLCKPLIRAIESSPYKAHFALAQQITYKFFVGRKAMFDSDYKAADEYLTYAFEHCHKQSSKNKRLILTYLVPVKMLLGYMPKHNLLEKYNLMEFGELMEAVKRGDLCNLEKVMEKHELFFIGAGIYLIVEKLKIIAYRNLFKKVYLVLNIHQIPIQDLLSALEMQGIDDVDMDEVECIVANLIFEGKIKGYISHQHKKLVISKQNPFPRLSTIL; the protein is encoded by the exons ATGGATTCGTATATAATGCAG ATCAGACGTATGTGGTTGAATCAGGACGGCGATGGTTTAGCG gaTTTATTGTCTTTACGGCATAATCATGTttcaatttcacaaattggatctGAAACTGCAATAGCAAAAGCAATGGAACATTTATCTGCTCCACTTGATGACTTAGTACTTTACCACTTAAA AACTATAACAACAATACATAAAGATGACCCATTGTCTATGTATAATTATCAAAGTTCTGCAGTTCAATCTTTGACAAAGATTCTTCAAATgcaaaaggaagaaaattgGATGTTGCCTGTTATGAACGTAATGTGTTTAGAATTACGGTTATTAGCAGTTTGTGCAGAGAATACAAGATCCAGCAAAAATATGAAGCCTGGAGAAATTTTGGAGAAATGTGCAGATTGTCTAATGGGATGTTTTCGAGTATGTGCTTGCGACAATCGTAGCTCAGAAGATGATACAAAACGATGGGGAATGCTGGCATTAGTTAaccaattattaaaaatttattttagaataaataaattgcATTTATGTAAACCTTTAATAAGGGCAATAGAATCGTCCCCATATAAAGCACATTTTGCATTAGCACAACAAATTACTTATAAATTTTTCGTGGGCCGTAAAGCAATGTTTGATAGTGATTACAAAGCTG CTGATGAATATCTTACTTATGCTTTTGAACATTGTCATAAACAATCTTCAAAAAACAAACGATTAATTTTAACTTATCTTGTGCCAGTGAAAATGTTATTAGGGTATATGCCTAAACAtaacttattagaaaaatataacttaATGGAATTTGGAGAATTAATGGAAGCTGTTAAAAGAGGAGATTTATGCAATCTTGAAAAAGTGATGGAAAAAcacgaattattttttataggagcaggaatatatttaattgtggaaaaattgaagataatagcatacagaaatttatttaaaaaagtgtATTTAGTATTAAATATACATCAGATTCCTATTCAAGATTTACTTTCAGCATTGGAAATGCAAGGAATTGATGATGTTGATATGGATGAAGTAGAATGCATTGTggcaaatttaatttttgaaggaaaaattaaaggaTACATATCTCATCAACATAAAAAATTAGTCATCTCTAAACAAAATCCTTTTCCAAGACTTTCAACTATACTTTAA
- the LOC117153282 gene encoding transmembrane protein 208 isoform X1: MTIKKTKAATKGAKQIVEENKTTLNFYQNMIIGAIGIYFTVTMLFFNFTTLSTVSFVFKTLTIFSAIVYIGSYQFMKYIAHATYSESGQLLDSGIDLNMEGGIAEHVKDLIILTSGVQVLSLISNYFWLLWLLVPFRGGWMIWKQILAPWFFASTPEQPEISEKKQRKLEKKMARRH, encoded by the exons ATGACG ATAAAAAAAACTAAAGCAGCAACAAAAGGTGCAAAACAGATagtggaagaaaataaaactacattaaatttttatcaaaatatgaTAATTGGAGcaataggaatatattttaCTGTTACAATGTTGTTCTTTAACTTTACAACATTATCAACTGTGAGTTTTGTATTTAag ACATTAACCATATTTTCTGCAATTGTATATATAGGAAGTTATCAGTTTATGAAATATATAGCACATGCAACATATTCAGAATCCGGACAGCTTTTAGATTCTGGAATTGATCTTAATATGGAAGGAGGTATAGCAGA ACATGTAAAAGATTTAATTATATTAACTTCAGGAGTACAAGTACTCTCTCTTATATCAAATTACTTTTGGTTGTTATGGCTTCTT GTACCATTCAGGGGAGGTTGGATGATATGGAAACAAATATTAGCTCCATGGTTTTTTGCCTCTACTCCAGAGCAACCTGAGATTAGTGAGAAGAAACAACGGAAGTTGGAAAAAAAGATGGCTAGACGGCATTAA
- the LOC117153282 gene encoding transmembrane protein 208 isoform X2, translating to MTIKKTKAATKGAKQIVEENKTTLNFYQNMIIGAIGIYFTVTMLFFNFTTLSTTLTIFSAIVYIGSYQFMKYIAHATYSESGQLLDSGIDLNMEGGIAEHVKDLIILTSGVQVLSLISNYFWLLWLLVPFRGGWMIWKQILAPWFFASTPEQPEISEKKQRKLEKKMARRH from the exons ATGACG ATAAAAAAAACTAAAGCAGCAACAAAAGGTGCAAAACAGATagtggaagaaaataaaactacattaaatttttatcaaaatatgaTAATTGGAGcaataggaatatattttaCTGTTACAATGTTGTTCTTTAACTTTACAACATTATCAACT ACATTAACCATATTTTCTGCAATTGTATATATAGGAAGTTATCAGTTTATGAAATATATAGCACATGCAACATATTCAGAATCCGGACAGCTTTTAGATTCTGGAATTGATCTTAATATGGAAGGAGGTATAGCAGA ACATGTAAAAGATTTAATTATATTAACTTCAGGAGTACAAGTACTCTCTCTTATATCAAATTACTTTTGGTTGTTATGGCTTCTT GTACCATTCAGGGGAGGTTGGATGATATGGAAACAAATATTAGCTCCATGGTTTTTTGCCTCTACTCCAGAGCAACCTGAGATTAGTGAGAAGAAACAACGGAAGTTGGAAAAAAAGATGGCTAGACGGCATTAA
- the LOC117153281 gene encoding uncharacterized protein LOC117153281 isoform X1, whose translation MFICSWIVLMKRINMANNSLSEQFSLKWNNFSNNLTSGFLSHLTENDLVDVTLAVEGQLLQAHKLVLSICSPYFKNIFKENPCQHPVIILKDMKYTEIESLLKFMYQGEININQEDLSTFLKVAQTLQIRGLTTEDTNSTKSFPSCDIQSDIDCNIQNVAQSNLSTINRTSKEIEMIDRRKRSHDITKKSYKRKKQDMSLTAENIHDLSNEKVDNDNHEVLFLTTDTNNETNEIVDEEENINIPTIKINDNNKSDDNPLLPFPLNTENSRENSTQQDVEPVIYRLSARGRPQLVHEGYVYNLTSRSEGLNRSHYRCAEQHRGCKGKCAVIAERFMPTGVHDHNHPPGYQSEHDYRKKKGLDVDTS comes from the exons ATGTTCATATGTTCATGGATCGTGCTTATGAAAAGA ATAAACATGGCAAATAATTCATTGTCAGAACAATTCTCCTTAAAGTGGAACAATTTTTCTAACAATTTAACATCTGGGTTTCTAAGTCATCTTACTGAAAATGATCTAGTTGATGTTACACTTGCAGTGGAAGGTCAATTGTTACAAGCACACAAACTGGTTCTGTCAATATGTAGTCCatactttaaaaatatatttaag GAAAATCCTTGTCAACATCCAGTAATTATACTTAAGGACATGAAGTATACTGAAATTGAGTCACTATTGAAATTCATGTATCAAGGTGAAATAAATATCAATCAAGAAGATTTATCTACTTTTCTAAAAGTAGCACAAACATTACAGATAAGAGGACTCACAACAGAAGATACAAATAGCACAAAATCGTTTCCTAGTTGTGATATTCAATCAGATATTGATTGTAATATACAAAATGTTGCTCAATCAAATTTAAGTACAATAAATAGAACTTCCAAAGAAATAGAAATGATAGATAGAAGAAAGAGATCCCATGACATAACAAAAAAAagttacaaaagaaaaaaacaagatATGTCCTTAACAGCAGAAAATATTCATGATCTATCTAATGAGAAAGTGGATAATGATAATCACGAAGTTCTATTTTTGACGACTGACACAAATAATGAGACAAATGAAATTGTAGATgaggaagaaaatattaatattcctaCTATAAAAatcaatgataataataaaagcgATGATAACCCTTTGCTACCTTTTCCCTTGAATACTGAAAATTCAAGAGAAAATTCAACTCAGCAAG ATGTTGAACCAGTAATTTACAGGCTTTCTGCACGAGGTCGACCACAATTAGTGCATGAGGGTTATGTTTACAATTTGACTTCTCGCTCTGAGGGATTGAATAGGTCTCATTATAGGTGTGCTGAACAGCATCGTGGTTGTAAAGGTAAATGTGCGGTTATTGCAGAAAGATTTATGCCTACAGGTGTACATGATCATAATCATCCACCTGGGTATCAATCAGAACATGATTACAGAAAAAAGAAAGGTTTAGATGTAGATACTTCTtaa
- the LOC117153281 gene encoding uncharacterized protein LOC117153281 isoform X2 — protein sequence MANNSLSEQFSLKWNNFSNNLTSGFLSHLTENDLVDVTLAVEGQLLQAHKLVLSICSPYFKNIFKENPCQHPVIILKDMKYTEIESLLKFMYQGEININQEDLSTFLKVAQTLQIRGLTTEDTNSTKSFPSCDIQSDIDCNIQNVAQSNLSTINRTSKEIEMIDRRKRSHDITKKSYKRKKQDMSLTAENIHDLSNEKVDNDNHEVLFLTTDTNNETNEIVDEEENINIPTIKINDNNKSDDNPLLPFPLNTENSRENSTQQDVEPVIYRLSARGRPQLVHEGYVYNLTSRSEGLNRSHYRCAEQHRGCKGKCAVIAERFMPTGVHDHNHPPGYQSEHDYRKKKGLDVDTS from the exons ATGGCAAATAATTCATTGTCAGAACAATTCTCCTTAAAGTGGAACAATTTTTCTAACAATTTAACATCTGGGTTTCTAAGTCATCTTACTGAAAATGATCTAGTTGATGTTACACTTGCAGTGGAAGGTCAATTGTTACAAGCACACAAACTGGTTCTGTCAATATGTAGTCCatactttaaaaatatatttaag GAAAATCCTTGTCAACATCCAGTAATTATACTTAAGGACATGAAGTATACTGAAATTGAGTCACTATTGAAATTCATGTATCAAGGTGAAATAAATATCAATCAAGAAGATTTATCTACTTTTCTAAAAGTAGCACAAACATTACAGATAAGAGGACTCACAACAGAAGATACAAATAGCACAAAATCGTTTCCTAGTTGTGATATTCAATCAGATATTGATTGTAATATACAAAATGTTGCTCAATCAAATTTAAGTACAATAAATAGAACTTCCAAAGAAATAGAAATGATAGATAGAAGAAAGAGATCCCATGACATAACAAAAAAAagttacaaaagaaaaaaacaagatATGTCCTTAACAGCAGAAAATATTCATGATCTATCTAATGAGAAAGTGGATAATGATAATCACGAAGTTCTATTTTTGACGACTGACACAAATAATGAGACAAATGAAATTGTAGATgaggaagaaaatattaatattcctaCTATAAAAatcaatgataataataaaagcgATGATAACCCTTTGCTACCTTTTCCCTTGAATACTGAAAATTCAAGAGAAAATTCAACTCAGCAAG ATGTTGAACCAGTAATTTACAGGCTTTCTGCACGAGGTCGACCACAATTAGTGCATGAGGGTTATGTTTACAATTTGACTTCTCGCTCTGAGGGATTGAATAGGTCTCATTATAGGTGTGCTGAACAGCATCGTGGTTGTAAAGGTAAATGTGCGGTTATTGCAGAAAGATTTATGCCTACAGGTGTACATGATCATAATCATCCACCTGGGTATCAATCAGAACATGATTACAGAAAAAAGAAAGGTTTAGATGTAGATACTTCTtaa
- the kud gene encoding oligosaccharyltransferase subunit 5 kud gives MVEIESMTRYVSPINPAIFPLLAVVLLGIGIFFTAWFFVYEVTSTKFTRDMFKELLISLVAAIFSGFGILFLLLWVGIYV, from the exons atg GTGGAAATCGAGTCTATGACAAGATATGTCTCTCCCATAAATCCTGCAATTTTTCCATTACTGGCAGTGGTGTTACTAGGAATTGGAATATTCTTTACAGCATGGTTCTTTGTTTATGAAGTTACTAGCACAAAATTTACAAGGGACATGTTTAAAGAATTATTAATCTCTCTAGTAGCAGCAATATTTTCTGGTTTTGGTATATTATTTTTACTCCTTTGGGTTGGAATTTATGTATAG
- the TSG101 gene encoding tumor susceptibility gene 101, whose amino-acid sequence MVKMTSLDEGKIKQSLSKYQNADITKKHVMKVLSLYKGLKYNVEPFVFNDGSRKELFNLQGTIPVSFKGTYYNIPICIWLMDTHPNNAPMCYVKPTADMDIKVSMFVDHNGKIYLPYLHDWVPHSSDLLSLIQIMIVTFGDQPPVYAKPRQGIQTSSTPYPVQPFMPVPGSGTHIPGSNFPPYPQNSQYPGGSNIYSPYMSTTSSGFPYQGSYGSYGGSASNYPSQGCTGSFPYPPSTQPSPTVPATAGASGTITEEHIRASLLSAVEDKLRRRLKEQFSQLVAELETLRRTQQELTSGFTHLTDLFERLKKEKAELEKNITILQDKEAELEKEIAKLSDNQSIDVDEAVTTIAPLYKQMLNAFAEEAATEDAIYYLGEALRCGIIDLDAFLKQVRQLSRRQFMLRALMQRCRQKAGLAG is encoded by the exons ATGGTGAAAATGACATCTCTAGATGAAGGGAAAATAAAGCAAAGCTTATCGAAG TATCAAAATGCTGACATCACTAAGAAACATGTCATGAAAGTTTTGAGTCTTTATAAGGGTctaaaatataatgtagaaccATTTG TATTTAATGATGGATCACGCAAAGAATTGTTTAATTTGCAAGGAACAATACCTGTCTcttttaaag GTACCTATTACAACATTCCTATATGTATATGGTTAATGGATACACATCCTAATAATGCACCTATGTGCTATGTTAAGCCTACTGCTGATATGGACATTAAAGTGAGCATGTTTGTTGATCATAATGGGAAAATTTATTTACCATATCTTCATGATTGGGTGCCA CACTCATCTGATTTACTTAGTCTAATTCAAATAATGATTGTAACATTTGGAGACCAACCACCTGTTTATGCTAAACCACGACAAGGTATACAAACAAGTTCTACACCTTATCCAGTACAAC CTTTCATGCCTGTACCTGGAAGTGGAACACATATACCTGGTTCTAATTTCCCACCATATCCACAAAATTCGCAGTATCCAGGTGGGAGTAATATTTATTCTCCATACATGTCTACTACATCTTCTGGGTTTCCATACCAGGGCTCGTACGGTTCATATGGAGGAAGTGCATCAAATTATCCATCACAGGGATGTACTGGTTCCTTTCCATATCCTCCATCAACACAGCCA TCACCAACAGTGCCTGCCACAGCTGGTGCATCAGGTACAATTACAGAAGAACATATTAGAGCATCTTTATTGTCAGCAGTAGAAGATAAATTAAGACGAAGACTTAAAGAACAGTTCTCACAATTGGTAGCCGAGCTGGAAACGTTACGTCGAACACAACAAGAACTCACAAGCGGATTTACCCATCTTACCGACTTGttcgaaagattaaaaaaagagaaagccgaacttgaaaaaaatataactatACTCCAAGACAAAGAAGCTGAATTGgaaaaagaaattgcaaaaCTTTCTGACAATCAGTCAATAGATGTTGATGAAGCTGTTACAACGATCGCACCACTTTATAAACa AATGTTAAACGCGTTTGCGGAAGAAGCAGCCACAGAAGATGCTATATATTATTTGGGTGAAGCTTTACGTTGTGGTATCATAGATTTAGATGCATTTTTGAAACAAGTGCGACAGCTTTCACGCAGACAATTTATGCTAAGAGCACTTATGCAACGCTGTCGCCAAAAAGCGGGTTTGGCTGGTTAA
- the Srp54 gene encoding splicing regulatory protein 54: MKNVYNSFACRISIEAVSFRNLTSFEYIKEIFYKIEKRMAVGSTKVVQVTNIAPQATKDQMQTLFGYLGKIEDIRLYPTIRDVAVPVQSRICYIKFHDQGCVAVAQHMTNTVFIDRALIVIPYQNGDIPDEQRALELTNNGTVVPGLYPSEPKLPPNVVNAIEGIPPNHVITTMDPKLEANGLPPYPHLPGHLDSRRIEEIRRTLVLANLDPSVTTDHLLDFFSNNNVEVKYLRMCTRDSDTEHYALVELSEQAAVVSALLLNGKLLMDRPIKIYHSTQAIAKPEAKSNEAAQKEIEEAMSRVKEAHNLISAAIDPMIGMLSKDKRSRSGSRSRKSRSRSRGRSRRSRSRKRSRSRHRRSRSRHRRRSRSRSKRSRSKDRRRKSPSRRRSSSRGRHRSRSRSRRSRSRRSRSKSKDRKKRSPRRRSRSRSRSKRSKSKSRRSRSKSKSRSSKSKYSEKSRDKDKDRRSKDKSDNGKKNEGDKVDKEKSEKKSSKEKKSDKESKSEEKNRNTSENNETKEKIESET; this comes from the exons atgaaaaa CGTGTACAATTCGTTCGCATGCAGAATTAGTATTGAAGCCGTATCCTTCAGAAACCTAACCTCTTTCGAGTATATTAAAGagattttttacaaaattgagAAAAGAATGGCGGTTGGATCTACAAAAGTAGTACAGGTGACAAATATTGCACCTCAAGCGACAAAAGATCAAATGCAAACTTTATTCGGGTACCTCGGAAAGATAGAAGATATTAGATTATATCCTACTATACGGGACGTTGCAGTACCTGTTCAATCTCGTATTTGCTACATAAAATTTCACGATCAGGGATGCGTTGCAGTTGCTCAACATATGACAAACACTGTTTTTATTGATCGTGCATTGATTGTAATACCTTACCAGAATGGAGACATTCCAGATGAACAAAGAGCCCTTGAATTGACAAATAATGGTACAGTTGTTCCAG gTCTTTATCCTTCTGAGCCCAAATTGCCACCAAATGTTGTAAATGCAATAGAAGGGATTCCTCCAAATCATGTTATTACCACTATGGATCCAAAATTAGAGGCAAACGGATTACCACCTTATCCACATTTACCTGGCCATTTAGATAGCAGAAGGATTGAAGAAATAAGAAGAACACTTGTCCTTGCCAATTTAGATCCTTCTGTGACAACAGACCACTTACTAGATTTTTTCAGTAATAACAATGTTGAAGTGAAGTATTTACGCATGTGTACTAGAGATTCAGATACAGAGCACTATGCATTAGTAGAACTCTCTGAACAAGCTGCTGTAGTTTCTGCATTATTATTGAATGGAAAGCTGCTTATGGACAGACCAATTAAAATTTATCATTCGACTCAAGCAATAGCAAAACCTGAAGCAAAAAGTAATGAAGCAGCacaaaaagaaatagaagaagCTATGTCCCGGGTAAAGGAAGCTCACAATTTAATTTCAGCTGCAATAGATCCAATGATCGGAATGCTGTCAAAGGACAAACGAAGCCGTAGCGGTTCTCGTAGCCGAAAATCTCGGTCGAGATCAAGAGGACGTAGTAGACGGTCCAGATCGCGCAAAAGATCACGTTCTCGTCACAGACGTTCACGATCACGTCATCGACGAAGATCAAGATCTCGTTCGAAACGTTCTCGTTCTAAAGATCGTAGACGAAAGTCACCTTCTCGTAGAAGAAGTAGCTCTCGTGGCCGACATCGTTCCCGCTCCAGATCTCGACGTTCTCGATCACGTAGATCAAGATCTAAATCCAAAGATCGCAAAAAAAGATCTCCTCGTCGAAGGAGCCGTTCTCGATCTCGAAGTAAACGTTCAAAATCCAAGTCTAGACGGTCAAGATCTAAATCTAAGTCCAGATCCTCGAAATCAAAGTATTCAGAAAAATCGAGAGATAAAGACAAAGATAGAAGAAGCAAAGATAAATCGGATAATGGCAAAAAGAATGAGGGTGACAAGGTTGATAAAGAAAAGAGCGAAAAAAAATCTagtaaagaaaagaaatctGACAAAGAATCAAAATctgaagaaaaaaatagaaatacatccgaaaataacgaaacaaaggagaAGATAGAGTCTGAAACTTAA